The segment aggtgcgggggggggggagttcagGGGGGGGCGGCGCCGTGCCCGGTCCCCCCGGTTCCCTGACGGCGGTGTCGCCGTAGGATCATGGCGGAGCAGGAAGCCggggggccgccgcccccccgcgagCCCCCCCGCAGCCTGCAGGGGCTGCTGGAGATGGCGGTGACGGCGAGCGAGCCCCAGGCCGAGCCGCGCGAGCCGCTCAGCGACgaggtgcgcccggacgcctgggcccgcggggcgggggggagcccggatgcctgggcccttgactgggggggagcccggacgcctgggcccttgactgggggggagcccggacgcctgggcccttgactgggggggagcccggacgcctgggcccgcagtGGGGagggggatcccggacgcctgggcccttgactgggggggagcccggacgcctgggcccttgactgggggggagcccggacgcctgggcccgcagtGGGGAGGGGGATcgcggacgcctgggcccttgacTGGGGGGGATcgcggacgcctgggcccttgacTGGGGGGGATcgcggacgcctgggcccttgacTGGGGGGGATCGCGGACGCCTGAGCCCTTGactgggggggagcccggacgcctgggcctttgactgggggggagcccggacacctgggcccgcagtggggagggggagcccggacgcctgggcccttgactgggggggagcccggacgcctgggcccttgactgggggggagcccggacgcctgggcccttgactgggggggagcccggacgcctgggcccttgactgggggggatcccggacgcctgggcccttgactgggggggagcccggacacctgggcccgcagtggggagggggagccggggccccggggtggcggggggcgccgcgggccggacgccggggccccgctgacGCGCGGTGCCGGCAGCGGCGCGAGTGGctgggggcggcggtggcggcggcgctgggcggcgtCGGGGGGGAGTCGGAGCAGCTGCGGCGCTGCCTGCGGCTGCTGCGGGAGCcccaggccgaggccgaggccgagtcCAGCCCCGAGCAcgtgctggagctgctggccgAGCTCTGCGAGAGCCTCGACAACGCCACAGGtaggggggcgctgggggggtccaaagggggtttggggggggcccagggggtgATTGGGGATGGTTGGGGGGGGTCTGAGGATGCCcagaggggtcccggggggagttggaggggtcccagggggtggctgggggtgttgggggggtctggggatgctcaggggggtcctagggggcttggggggggttggggtgcttGATGGGGtctgggggtccttggggggggcTTTGGGGTACCCGAGGGGGGTCTTAGAGGCCTTTATGGGGTCCCAGGGGGTGGCTGATAGAGTATGGGGGGCCCAGAGGGtggctgggggtgttgggggggtctggggaggccCAGAGGGGTCCTAGGGGGtggctgggggtgttggggggggtctggggatgcccggggggggtcccagggggtggggggggtctggggatgcccggggggggtcccagggggtggggggggtgtcgggggggtctGGGGATGCCCGGGGGGGTCcgagggggtggcggggggtgttggggggggtctTAGGGTGCTTGAGGGGGGGAGCTGAGGGTACTTGATGGGATCTGGGGGTGCTTGCGGGGGGTTTGGGGTGCCGAGGAGGCTCCCCCCGGGTggtgggggtcccggggtggggggacaggacgacgctgaccccccccccccccggttggcGGCAGAGCTGTGCGCGCTGGGGGGCCTGGAGACGGCGGCCGGGCTGCTGGAGGACGCGCGGGCGCCGGTGCGGACGGCGGCCGCCCGGCTGGTGGGCGCCTGCGGGCAGAAcctgccgggggcggcgggccgggccctggccctgggctgcctgcCGGCCCTGCTGCGGCGCCTGCGGGccgagcccgagcccggcgcccgccgcgccgccctcttCGCCCTCTCCTGTGAGTCCTgggtgggattggggggggggaacgcacGCGCGcgcccacccccccccggccccgctgagcgcccggccgccgcagGCCTGCTGCGGGCGCGGGCCGAGGGGCTGGAGCAGTTCGAGCGCCTGGGggggctcccggccctgctggaggcCGCCtgcggccccccgccccccctgcgCGCcaaggccgccttcctgctgcacAGCCTGCTGCGCCAGCACCCCCGCCTCAAGggtgagcgccccccccccccggcaccccccagccctgccctgggaccccccaggacccccccagccctgccctggcacccccgggacccccccagccctgccctggcacccccgggaccctcaggacccccccagccctgccctggcacccctgggaccctcaggacccccccagccctgccctgggaccccccccagccgtGCCCTGGCATCtctgggaccccccgggaccccccgggtcccccccagccctgccccggcacccCCAGGACCTTCCAGGAccgccccagctctgccccagggcccccaggaccccccccagccctgccccggcacccctggaaccccccaggacccccccagccctgccccgggacccccccagccctgccctggcacccctgggaccctcaggacccccccagccctgccctgggaccccccccagccctcccctggTATCtctgggaccccccgggacctccccagccctgccccgggacccccgggacccccccagccctgccttggCACCCTTGGGACCCCCCAGCCATGCCCTGGGagccctgggccccccccagccgTGCCCTGGCACCTctgggaccccctgggacccctccccagccctgccctggcacccctcgggaccccccgggaccccccagctctgccccaggacccccaggaccccccccagccctgccctggcacccctgggaccccctgggaTCCCTCGGGACCCCCCgcagacccccccagccctgccctgggacACCCCCAGCCGTGCCCTGGCATCTctgagacccccgggaccccccccagccctgccccagcacccctgggaccctcaggaccccccagccctgccctggcacccctcaagaccccccaggacccccccagccctgccccggcacccccaggaccccccgggacccccccagccctgccccaggacccccaggacccccccagccctgccttggCACCCTTGGGACCCCCCAGCCGTGCCCTGGCacccctgggagccctgggacccccccagctgTGCCCTGGCACCTctgggaccccctgggaccccccccccagccctgccccggcacccctcaggaccccctgggatcccccagctctgccccaggacCCCTggaacccccccagccctgccctggcacccctgggaccccctgggatccctcgggaccccccccagaccccccccaaccctgccctgggaccccctagACTCCCTGGCAACCCCTTCCACCCTGCCGTGGCACCCTCGGGACCCTCTGGGAcctccccatccctgccctgggaccccctagACTCCCTGGCAACCCCTTCCATCCTGCCGTGGCACCCCGGGACCCCtcgggaccccctgggaccccccccagccctgtcctgggaccccctaggaccccccatccctgccccaggATCCCCAggggcccccgggacccccccatcccTGCCCCGGGACCCCCGACGGCGGCCGCTGACGCCGCCGGGCCGCAGAGCCGCTGTGCCGCATGGGGACGGTGCCGCGGCTGGTGGCCCTGCTGCGCGCCGAGCCCGACGCCGGCCACGAGCACGTCCTGGGCGTCCTGTGCAGgtcagcgccgggggggggggcggggaggggggccggggagggggccggggccggggggccgccctcaccctgccccccggcccggccggcagcctgGCCACCGACTTCGCGCCGGGCGCGCAGGAGTGTCGGGCGcccgagctggggctggagcggctgcTGCGCGAGAGGAGCCGGCTGCTGCGGGGCCGCGAGGAGTGCCAggtgccgggggggtccggaggggggctcggggggtcctgggggggctgggagggggtcctgaggggctcagggggtcctggggagagGTTGGGGGTCTTAGGGGGGCTGgaagggggtcctggggggctcagggggtcctggggagggggttggggggtctTAGGGGGGCTGGaagggggtcctgaggggctcaggaggtcctgggggggctcagggggtcctgggggggctgggagagggTCCTGAGGGGCTCAGGGGGTCCTGCGAGGctcagggggtcctggggagggggttgggggtcttgggggggctggaagggggtcctgaggggctcaggaggtcctgggggggctcagggggtcctgggggggctgggagagggTCCTGAGGGGCTCAGGGGGTCCTGTGAGGctcagggggtcctggggagggggttgggggtcttgggggggc is part of the Struthio camelus isolate bStrCam1 unplaced genomic scaffold, bStrCam1.hap1 HAP1_SCAFFOLD_82, whole genome shotgun sequence genome and harbors:
- the HSPBP1 gene encoding hsp70-binding protein 1; this encodes MAEQEAGGPPPPREPPRSLQGLLEMAVTASEPQAEPREPLSDERREWLGAAVAAALGGVGGESEQLRRCLRLLREPQAEAEAESSPEHVLELLAELCESLDNATELCALGGLETAAGLLEDARAPVRTAAARLVGACGQNLPGAAGRALALGCLPALLRRLRAEPEPGARRAALFALSCLLRARAEGLEQFERLGGLPALLEAACGPPPPLRAKAAFLLHSLLRQHPRLKEPLCRMGTVPRLVALLRAEPDAGHEHVLGVLCSLATDFAPGAQECRAPELGLERLLRERSRLLRGREECQEELEFCEQLLLLCFGPPPEEGAADR